The sequence ttcatgaaccttggagtcttctcaagtgatccttaaacTAATCTTCAACATTgcgagattttattcaagagaggataagatactccaAACCATATTATAATCACAAATAGACCCTAAAGATCTCTTATCAAGTAGATAAAGACACATTTAACTCAAATAAAGTGATTAAAAAAATTATACCACTTTCTATGAACCTTGTTATGCTTTGCATACACACATGCAAGTTGCAAAGTTTGCTAGCATGATTCTCTAgacatatttaaataaaaaatatatataaggctAAATGTAATTATGTAGGAGAAAActtaaaataaactaaaataaaatgATATGTTTAAAGTATTTAAATGTTTGTGGAAGAATAAGCTACAACAAACTAGTGCCTTTATTCCATGGGTAGTTGAGTCAAACATCAATGCTCAACATTAACATGTCAACAAGACACACTCACATAAATACAATAATAGTGGATCTATAACATTTAGGATGTACAATTGTATATACTAAGAACAAACATTATTAAGGGTTCTTCATAAATCATTAACAAACAAGAAGATCCACATAATGTattgaatatatttattttaatacacTTTGAAATAGTTTTACATCTTGTTATGGGAACTAACTAATCATTACATAATAAAGCCATAAATTATAGCCTCACAAATGCATGTAGCATAAACACCTCTTAGAAAATCCTAGAGAACCATGAAAACACTTAAGCATGATGTACCTTAACCTTAGGAGATGGTTCCTATGATGTTTTCCAAGGATGAAACCTTAATACAACCCCTCTACCAACTACTAAAGATATTCATAATTGATGTCTCGAAACCTCTCATTCTAAAGTCTACTCAAAGAATCCATATGGGTGATTTGTGATGATCCACAAGAAGACTTAAAACTATAAAACTTGTACAATATAGACCAATTATAAATTCATCTAGAAGACATTATTTTCTTGAGATTTTGTACTTCTTGAATAACTACTTTTTGTGGAGATAGCTTAGTGATTCCCATCCTAGTATGGCATACTTGATATGCATAGAGAAAATTGGCAAAAAATATGATATCATGTAGAGAACATATTTGGTGTAAACATCTATCAATAGTACTTGACCCAAAACAAAAATTTGTATAGAGTTACCCACTACTATTTGAGAAATAGTGTTGtcaattgatttatttgatttaacttTTCAACAACCTTGAAGATGAGAAAATAAAGTTTTCAATTGAACCAAGAAATCCTGAATTGAAAGGAGGACATATTATGGAGATAAGGCTACCAATTCATCATCCAATTTAAGAGCATGACATTCATTGAGTATCTTAACTAAATCATCTAATTTATTCGACATTTCTTTATATGAAGTACAACTTACAAGAtggaattgaagattatcaaatacATGAAGGCAATAATATCAATGGCTTCACCTAATTCATTCTTATATATAATCTTCTCATATTCCCTTATAAATTGTATTTGTTTTTACTTAATATTAATAGACTATTTGATTAAAAAAGTTGTACTTAATCTCCCAACTGTGAAAGTTTTATAGAATCAAGAGATAAATTTTAAGTTCCACACTAAAAAAGAGGCAATTGAAATTGTGCCTTACAAACATTCTCCCCAAAATTGATTTGTGTTGTAGAAGAGAAACCCCCTTTCTTTTTGCCCTATCAGAggagaaaaaatgaaaaattcatgatttacaattttacaaaatttaaaaaatataaattaaccatttaTTATACACAACAATTTATTTTGGTTTTTAGAAATATGAGCTTGTCAAtgttacataaaaaaaattattcacttAAAAATTGGAAAAGAATGATCAAATTATAGTACAATTGTAAAGCATTTTACAAGTCTAGAATATTACATGGGTGCTTTAGATTGTTATTGTTAAAGCCGAAAATAGGAGAGAAAACTCTACCAACTTAACTAAAATTTGGACGTACAAGTAAAATTTCAATAGAGTCTAGAGGTCCTTAGTAGGTAAGTAAATGTCAATGTCTATAAGTTTGCAATAGTTCAAAGGTTTGGATACTTCTAGTGGCTTAAACTTTAAAAGACCACTTGTAGGTGGCACTTCATGGTCTAGATATAGGTGAGACGTAGTTCAAACTTTAAAGTTGGTGTCTAGTTTGGACTTTGAATTAAAGTTGTAGTTCATACTTTGAAGTTGGTTTATAGACTAGACTTTGACTTCTATGCTAGACTCTTAGTAGTGTTGATGATGAAACCTAGGAGAAAAAACCACCCAGCGTTTTAGTTGTAAAAACAGGTCAAAACTATTATGGTGGAAAGAAACGAGGATTTCAAAATGTAAAACTACTCAAGAAACCTAGTGGTGCCCTATGGAAGGAAACGAGGGTTTCAAAATGTAAAACTACTCAAGAAACCTAGTGGTGCCCTATGATAAAGAAAAATACTGTAGAAATCACAAAATAATCCAAACAACTATGTATGCAACTTAAATATTCTAATGACTCTATCTGGACGTCACAGGCCCATGCACCAGCAGGAAAGATGATTTAGCTTAACCTTTACAAAACCCGTTGCTATCCTGTACTTTTTCCTTGTCCTGTCCTTTTCTGTATCTGCTATTTGCGTTCCCCTTTTACATATAATTTGTTTCTTTTATAGGGCCAATCGCCCAGAAAAACAAGAATTCTTCCTGCAATTTGTAAACGCTGTCAGCATTAAGGGATAAGATCCATGAATAGGCGAATGAAGAAATGAAATGCCTGGCAGGAAGAACAAAACTGCAAAGGGTGAAATGCTTTGACAACAAACTGATGCAGTGTCCCAGATAACCATAAATGAATTGCATCTTCTTTAACAAAGCACAGCAGTCCAGAGAGAAAAGAAATATATACAGCATCACAGCATGCAAGAAACATTAATAACTTGTATTCACGGACAAGAAGGTTTACATAAGTCCCTTCTCCCTCACCAATCTTTAACTTAATATCACCCTTTTCTACCCTGAAGCTTAAACTTCCACTAATCTATAACCAACAGATCATGACAGGCTAGTAAGAGTCCTCATAGTCTTCTCATTGATAGCTCGCCAAACACCCAAAACTTCAGGAACAGAACAGAAGGTTGTTCCCTTTATTCCTAGAAAACAACTCAACAGTTGAACCAACTACTATTATTAGTAAACAAAAGCCCACATTTAAGATGGTGCGGATGAATTCTTGAATGCAGATGCTCTGCGTCATTACCTGCTATAGAGTTTGAgcacatgttcttaatttcaatttGATATTGACCTGCTGCTAACTGCATTTTGCTATAAGTTAAATTGTTTGCATATCATATCCATTCAGTAGAAGTTGTCTATGTATTCTGCTATTTGTTAATATTCCAATGGCCTGCTCTGGATGACACGATCTTGACGTTCAGCTGTTCCGTCAAGTCATTGGATCTTTCACATTAAACTTGAACTGCTAATCCCATGACCATTGATGAAAGTAGAGGAAATCCTAGGTCAAGAACTCTAGATGTTAAGGTTATTATGGACGAGGTTACTTATCCGAGGAAAGCAGATTTCAAATTGTTCTCCAAAGATTCCATAAGCAGCCAAGTTGATCCAGAGATCATAAttcatataaattatatttttctGATTGCGATGCTAGTCCACAAAAGATCCCTGCCCAGTTTGTTTCAAATTTCCTAGCATTATTATTTAAAGTTATATCAAGCTGATTAAAGCACGCACTGCAGTTGCATCACAAGCCCTTTTTCGTATCCAACTGATCAGCAATTGTTTTCAATACATGCAGAGTTTTCCACTCTTCACCTTCCTTAAGGGTCACCATGCACCCCTTCTTCATTACTCAACATttattcatatcaaaatcacaatTGTCTGAAGCAGTTACAATGTTAGCTATCGATCTTCCTGGGCACAGGTGAAATAAGCTCCATGTCGGCCCAGGATAGCCTTTATATATAAATCCTCCTGCAATAGAGCTATCAAACCAAACCAAACCACAAGGCAGGTTCTGATTTTCCTCAATGAAACACTCTGTGGCGCTATTTccattgaatttcttgatatatAAATATCACAAGCAACTTCACTGACAGAATCTGGATCCCTCTGTTGCTTTATTCTCAACGACTGATGCAGACAAAGCCGTTGCAAACAGCTTTAACAGAATTTGCAAAAACACACAGAAACATGAACAAACAGTGAATCCATTTCATTATTTAGCAAAATGATTACAGGTTAAAAAATTGTGTTACAATCTTCCTTAATTTTTCCATAGCTCACCCCCAGAACTTCTACATGTAACAAAACCAACAATCCAAAAATAGGACTGTCACCTCAATATAACGGCAGCAACACTTAAAAACTAAAAACAGGGATCAACCAAAAAACAGATAAAAAAGCCTTCCAGCAGGAGCTAACTCAGAAATGTCTGTATTGAGAATCATTGATTATAATATCTTCTCCATCTTTGAAAGATTCTGAACCTCCAGGTTCAGAAGAGTCTGAATTGGAGAACTTCAAGAGATTACTGCTATTAAATACTatccttttggcttgaaaaatcaAGCCACAGTGTTCCCTTCCaccaaattaaatatttttcaaatcatcatattttttcttcttttgcttCCAAACTCTTGTTAACGCAAAGATAGTCTTCCTCTACTGATTTCTTCCTTTTCTCCTTTTGCAACTCCTTGAAGGCTTAGTAGTCCTCCACTGAAAATCATCATTGCTCTACTGAAAATGTCTCTTGCTCATAAGCTGTGTATTTATCCTCGCCATTCTTTTTCACCTTATCATAACTCTTCAACACCTTTGTTGTAGATTTATTTTTCCTTGCTCTCTTCTTGTTGCGTAACTCATATTTCTCCAATAGTCTCCATAACTCTTGTAACGTTTTGTTGGTCCTTTGTTAGCTTCTGTCTTTGCCTTTGTCTTTAATTTTCTTCTACCCTAATTATCCTTTTTCTCACATTATAATCAAACTCCATATTTGACTTCACAGCCAAAGCTCAAACAAACAACTATCCCTCCTTGTTTCCTCACAACTCTCCACTTTTGCACATAGTGGATCACAACAGCAACATTGCATCAATCTTTTAAACTGGTGACACACTTTCGTCATAAAGGTTCCATCTCCTCTGTTCTTCATAGTCATTGAACTAACAATTAACTATCATATTAAAATAACAACTTATATAAACCTGCTATTTTTGAATCAGATTTGTTCTCTCCTTGATTCAGAGTTTATTTGTACCTTCCAGTCTAGGCTCCCCTTACCACTTGCGACTACACATGTAAGTGCCCATGCTTCCCTCTTTAACCACATAAATATAACAGAActtaaacaattaaaaaacaagttCTCATAGCAGTATTCCTTACACAACAAACAGTGAATCCATTTCATTATTTAGCAACTGTTTGGCACCTGTTATAATCTGCAGCTTCTCACAACCGGAATTTGTCATCCAGTTCAAGCAGCTCAATCGGATAAGACTTGACAACTCCTCATGCTCTGGACATTCACTAACGTACAGCTCTACAAAGTTTGAAAGATTGCATATTCCTGCTATCAATTTCAATCCTCGACAACTTGCAGAGTGAGATAGATGAATGCTGTTGGCAGTGTTATATTGTGCAGCTTCCCACATCTACAAACTGTAATCCTCTCCAAATGGTTCATAATGGCAAGGTATGATTCAAGCTGAAGAACCCAAGAATCAGAAATGATAATTTTTGAGTTTTGTTAAGTTCAGACATTCCTGACactcttttcaatttcttccaaTATACAATTGAAATTTTATTCAGGCACTTGAGGTGGGAAAAATTAACTTCTTAAGCTTCCAACTTTTACCAATGTTCAAATCTGCAAGTTTACTCAAATTGAAAAATTCTGACATGCTTTTCGAATTTATACAATTTCGAATTGTAATATTTTTCAGGCAACTCAAATTAGCAAAACTTGATTCCCTAAGAACAGAACAGTTACTAATGTTGAATATGCTTCCTAACATCCAATAGACCTGACACGcttttaaaaaatttacaattttcAATAGTAAATTTTTCCAGTAAGTTCATATGGGCAAGACTGATATCCTCAAACACAGAACAGTTACTAATGTTCAACTCTACCAGCATCCTAAGATATATTCCTCGTTAAGTAAATGAAActgataaaatgatttatttattaccAAACAGCAATTAGAAAACAGAGATTAATAAAATTCAGATACAGCAAAATGTATAGAGACACAAAGAACCTTCACCAAAAAGGTTACATCCATGGGAAATGTGGGCACAGGTTTCTCCTTTTATTAGCAGCaagttttcatcatcaattgaatgtCTCAATCCCTAAATTTATATAATACTCATTTGGGCAAGCAAAGGGTTCAAAACAGGGGAAGTGAAGAGTTTTTATTGACTGAATAGCGACGATATGGCTGTTGGACTTCACATATCCGAACATTCCTGACATGCTTTTCAATTATTCACCTTTTCTAATTGTAATTTTTTCCAGGCAGCTCAGCTAGGAAAAACTTGATTCTTGAAGCTCACAACATTCACAATGTTCACTTCTGGAAACTTTCATTAGACCAGATATTCCCGACACAGGTTTTAAATGATTGAAACTCACAATGGAAATCCTTTCCACTCACCTCAGATGGCCAAGGCTTGACTCCTCAAGCTCAGGACATCGACTAATCTCAAATACTACCAaatttgaattatcacaataaggAGCAGTAATTTAAAAGAACAAAGAAGTATACGAAAGATTTAAGATCTTGAGGGTGCCACAGGCGAAGAGGAAAAGTCAACACATTTGCCATTTCTCTTCCTAAATCCCACAGGTGATCATGCATCCTCAGTAAAATGCAATCCTGATCAGAATAGTCAATAATTTCTTCAACAAGACACTTATTTTTGTGTGTTTGCAATCCATGTTGGCCACTCCATCCAGATCCATCCCACGCCTGTATGGCCATGCTCTTTGATTTGCCAATAAAGAAACATGCAATATCCATGAAAATTTGTTTTTCCTCACTATCTAATGCATCGAAGCTTATTTTAAGTTTCTGCCTTATGTCTCGTGGCAGCACCTTACGAGCTTTATTAAATTCTAACCACCAGTAGTCCTGTTTTCTACCATGAACATGCCTCCCCAGAACTTGAAGAAACAGAGGCAAGCCTCCACAGATGTCTATTAAGGCTTCTACCACATCCTCGTATCCGGTAGTTGGTTGGGGTTGACCTAAGGCATACCAACAAAAGAGCTCTCTTGCATCATTGCTGTTCATTCCCTTAAGATTATACCCAAAGGTTATTCCTGCCCTTATTAGCACTCCCACATTACGGGTTGTAAGAAAAACCAAGCTATTGTCGAATTTATGTAGCATATCCATGACCGATAGAGCATCTAACTACTCCACATGATCAATATCATCAAGAACTATCAGGAAACTTAAAAGACTGCACCTTTCTATACAATGCTTCATATAGCTTGTCCCTTCCCGCGTACTATGAAAATTGGGGGGATTATCATGGTCTCTGAGGAACTTAATTTGCAAAGAAGGCAATTCCCCTTTTAAATAGGCTTCACGCACATCATACAGGAAACAAGAACGAGAATACCGGGTACGCTTTTGGTACCCTTTGGACAATGTTGTTTTTCCCAGCCCACCCATTCCAAAAATGGCTACAATATTGGCCTCGCCTTTACCTTCTTCATGCATTCTGTATTGGATTTCCAAATCTTTCACAAGTTCATCAAGGCAACTCGTTTCAAAATCATCTAGAAGCTTATCAAACCCTACTGGGTATTTGGCAACATGGAAAGATTTTGTCCTTTGTACTTCTTTCTGCACTACTGACACTATGCTTTCGCAGTCAATCAAACTTTGCAGAAGGAAAACGGAATTTGATGAGAAACTCGAAAATTGCGAAGGAATCTGATAAGGAAAAAATTCTAATGGCTAAAATTAAGCATTATtatcaagaaagaaaaaaaaataaaaaaattacagagtatattgaaaataacagaaatcataCACTGAATTGTGGAGTTCATATCCTACGGTAAATGACACGGATTGGAGTGCTTCTTCCCACTCCTTAAGCTTGTCCAAGTACCTGGATTTCGTTCTGTAATGAGTGGATGCATTAGCATACACTCCCTTCTCTATATGGCGGAGTTCCCAAGGCTCCTCGTAAAACACAGGAATGATCTTAGCTTGACTGTGAAGCATGAGGACCAGCTCTGCCAAACACCAAGGGGACTCTGCATATCCTTTGGAAAAGATGGCTATGTGGACTGACGCAGACGGGATGGCAGTCTCAATGGAAGAAGCAAAAGAATATCCAAGTTCTTTCTCTCGCGAATCGAGAAACGCTCGTATTCCCAACTCACGGAGGGAATTCTAAAGCTGAATAGCCAGAGTTCCCTTCACATCAGGACCTCTGTGATTTATGAACATATCATACAATCTCAAAGATTCGGAGACCTTCCTCCTTATGCCATGAGGTTCAATTCCAAAGAAAGCATGTTTTTGATCATTTCCATGGTGAGATGATGAAGATGCTATTGATGGAAGAATGAGACTGAAAATACAGGAATAGATGCACACACATAATAATGTCCACGGGGCTTATTAGTTTAGCAGTTGCATTTTTTTGACTTTCTTGTATCCATAAAATATTTGTAGTTGGGTTATTTGGGAATGTCTGCGTGTCATGATGTCACTGTCGTTGGGAGAGAGTTTATTCCTCATGCACCTCGAAATCTTGTGTTAATGTCGAATGATTTTAAACTAATTTACTACTTAAATCTAAGGTTTATGGGTGTCTATCATCAATTTGATGATGGGTGTCTATCATCAATTTGATGTTTCAAATGTGTggtcatatttttctttttttaaaatcacTTCTAAATTTTTTTCTATCATAGTCAATATCACATCTTATAGTGGAATTCAATTATATTATTAGttgaatattttctttttaaaCTTATGTAGAAATACATTCAAATTCATATTATCATAATCTTTGAAAAAATCGATATTTGTTCATAATTATAAAACCATAAAActacaaaattaaataatatgacgttactaattaaataatattaagcTATTATTATTCTTAAAATACTATTAACTTATTTATATAATGTATTATTTCTAATCAAATTTATCTAAAAGTTAATACTAATCTATCCATTGCTTATTATTAAACTAACCTAACCTAAAAAGAAAATTGCCAAGCATAAATTTATCATTTACAAAACTTAAATCTATTATTTATTATAAGCCATCCTTTGCCACTACCTCATTTAGTGCAAAATGTCTCCATTGTGACAGGCTTAACCTTGAATCTATTATTTATTATAGACCGTCCTCTCCCACTACCTCCTTTAGTGCAGGATCCTTACCCCCTAGAATCCATCTCCATTGCGACAAGCTTTCTGTTCATCTTTACAAGTTCAATGACAATGTGTATAGCTTGAAACATGTCTAGGTTCAATAAGAACATGTCTAGTTTTCATTATGGATTTCTTGAAGGCATGCAAGATATATTTAGTTTCTTCCTAGATTTTTGACCACCTTTTCACTTGCATtggttttttttcttattttgccttTTGCAATCTTCTCCATTTACCTATAACTCAAATGATGAGTCACCTTTAAAGGTTTTCATTTAATAAACAACGTGTCTTTTAAGACAACCAAAACTATGGTTATGATTCATTTGTTCATTTTGTAATTTTGTAACATTCTTCTTTGATAGGGTTTCATAAACTTTGCTATTTTTTCTAGCTAGCAATGTTGATAGCTCAACACATATTGTGTAAGTTATTTATCAtggttttagaatttttttttggaatatgTAGGCGGTTGgatcatttttttttgtgttttatgtcATTCCAAAATAATCATGTTGTTATTTGTTAAATGAATTCATTGGAATACATTAGCATTTAATTTTTATAAACTAAATTATTTACCTCAACACTTTTCTAGGTATCCTACCCATTTCACTATAAAAAATCTCATCAATAAAAAGACTAGAATTATGCTTAATGTTATTCACCTCTTCTAATTGCCTTGGTTTGATGTCATTACTCGCCTCTCTATCAAAAGTTTGTAACATTCAAATTTACACAAGAATCTTTATAGACAAGCACTCAACTTTTTAAAACTCCTTAACAAGTTTACTATGAAAATTCATTCAAGACTTTTTATTTGGAGATGAATTGATAGTGAGTGAAACGAAATGTTTAATGGCATGATTAAGGGATATGGATAAATAGAGATAATAAAAAAACTAAGATATATAAATGGAGATTAAACTAGGAGTGTCATTCAAGATCCCATGATTTAGGTGATATACATAATAATTAGTATGAAGAGTATCATTCAAGATCTCATGATTTAAGTGATATATATAATAATTAGTATGAAAATGTAAATTTGACTGAAGGGTTTTATATCATTTACTTTTCTTTAGGAGTGAAATGAATGACTTATATCACACACTAAACTTTGACTTttagatttaaaagtgttaaacaatcAGTCAACCCAATATGTGTAGTTTAAAACTGGACCGAGTGAAAGCTAAGAATTCCTAGAGTACATTAAAAGATTAATGGTAAGTGGTGGAGACTAATCTTCGGTGAGCAAGCTGAATGCCTTCTTAAAACCCCTTTCGATAAGTTCATCGATAGGCTCATCTCCAGATTGTTCAACCTTATCGAAGTACACATTCACAGATCCTTCAACCCTATCTACGCATTTAGTTACAGAACTTTCAACTCTATCTAAGCACCCATCCACAGACACTTCAATCCTGTTTAAGCACTCACTTACAGAATCTTCAACTCTATCAACAATTAATGAAATAATTTCATCCGAGCATTCACTCGCAGACTCTTCGACGTCCTCCTCCGAATCTTCAGATTCTTCATCCGTATCAGGCATCAGACGAGACATGTGTTCATTACTTCTAATTAGAAATTTGGCTACCTTCATTCGAAATCCATCCCTGGTTTGAAGTGCCTCGTTAAAAATACTCTTCAGCAGCCTCCCTTCATCCCTAAAGATTTACAAGGAGATagaaaacaaaaaaggaaaacagGTCAATCAACAGCAATACGTCTTACCAAATTAAGGAATTCATAATCTGAAAGAACTAAAACTAAGGCAAATATGGAATTTGATTGGTACCCACCTGTCCTCATTAACTATATGGCCGGAGAGAAACGAAACATCATGAAGCGCCCTTTTCCACTCCTCAATCTTCTCAGAACTAAATCTTCCCTTCTTTTCATGCTGGGAAAATGCATCGGCATAGATTCCTTTGCCTTGAATAACCCATCGGGCGTCAGAAGGCTCCACATGGTAGAATATAGGAATGATTTTGGTGCCAGTTCTCAGCATAAACGACAGCTCGTCCAAACACCAGGATGATTGGGCATAGTTGTGGGACAAAATAGCAATATGAAGAGAAGCACTACTCATAGCATTTTGTATCGCTGATGGTATAATCACGCCTGGTTCAAGGACTTCTTCATCAAGAAAAGGACGTAATCCAATGGCATCAAGAGCATGGTAGATATTGCTGGCAAGTTTGTGTTTAACGTCAGGTCCACGGTGATTAATAAATACGTCACAGGGAACCTTATTTGTCATTGCTTTGTAAGATCCAGACGTAAATCCGATTTCCTGAAAAGCATTTTGAGACGCACTTTGATTGTCCTTAACACTCGAAGAGAACGCCATTGAAATGAATGGGACAGAGAAAAAGCAGGGGAATTCGTTTCAGAGCAGATAACATGTTAAGGCAATACGGCAAGATTATATTGACACGAGAGGCTCTCCCACCTTCCTGGTAAATGCGGGCACGGTGGGAGCTGATTGACTGCTTCTTGTAGGATCCAAAACACAAGACGAGTAAATTGGCAGAACGCGTGGGCCAATTTGTGGTCCGCGTGGAAAATTATCCATTATCCTTTTCCTCAGCAATTATTTATATGTAATGGCAAATTGGATGTCACCTTATAGGACCCGAGATTTCTAATTTATGGTACATGTGGGCCAATTTGTGGACTGCAATGAAAATTATTTATTGCCCATCTTCCAAGCAATTGTTCGAATATAATGACAACTTGGATGTCATTTTATAAGACCCAAGAATTGTAATTGAGGGGTACATGTGGCCCAGTTTGTGGACTATTAGGAAAGTTATCTATTACCTATCTTCCGAGCAATTGTTTGAATATAATGACAATTTGTATGTCACCTTATAGG is a genomic window of Cryptomeria japonica chromosome 7, Sugi_1.0, whole genome shotgun sequence containing:
- the LOC131856506 gene encoding disease resistance protein RPV1-like, translating into MDMLHKFDNSLVFLTTRNVGVLIRAGITFGYNLKGMNSNDARELFCWYALGQPQPTTGYEDVVEALIDICGGLPLFLQVLGRHVHGRKQDYWWLEFNKARKVLPRDIRQKLKISFDALDSEEKQIFMDIACFFIGKSKSMAIQAWDGSGWSGQHGLQTHKNKCLVEEIIDYSDQDCILLRMHDHLWDLGREMANVLTFPLRLWHPQDLKSFFLSVAAVILSCLQRLCLHQSLRIKQQRDPDSISGSLSFRVEKGDIKLKIGEGEGTYVNLLVREYKLLMFLACCDAVYISFLSGLLCFVKEDAIHLWLSGTLHQFVVKAFHPLQFCSSCQAFHFFIRLFMDLIP
- the LOC131056877 gene encoding TMV resistance protein N, which produces MAFSSSVKDNQSASQNAFQEIGFTSGSYKAMTNKVPCDVFINHRGPDVKHKLASNIYHALDAIGLRPFLDEEVLEPGVIIPSAIQNAMSSASLHIAILSHNYAQSSWCLDELSFMLRTGTKIIPIFYHVEPSDARWVIQGKGIYADAFSQHEKKGRFSSEKIEEWKRALHDVSFLSGHIVNEDRDEGRLLKSIFNEALQTRDGFRMKVAKFLIRSNEHMSRLMPDTDEESEDSEEDVEESASECSDEIISLIVDRVEDSVSECLNRIEVSVDGCLDRVESSVTKCVDRVEGSVNVYFDKVEQSGDEPIDELIERGFKKAFSLLTED